One Thermococcus alcaliphilus genomic region harbors:
- a CDS encoding phosphoribosyltransferase, with protein sequence MDKVYLTWWQVDRAIFSLADSLREYKPDVIVGISRGGLIPGVRLSHILGDVEFKVIDVKFYKGIDKRGEKPTITIPLHGDLKGKKVVIVDDVSDTGKTLQVVIEEVKKKGAKDIKVACLAMKPWTSVVPDFYVFRTDKWIVFPWEEFPVVVRE encoded by the coding sequence ATGGACAAGGTCTATCTCACATGGTGGCAGGTGGATAGGGCAATCTTCTCACTTGCTGATAGTTTAAGAGAATACAAGCCTGATGTCATTGTTGGAATCTCGAGAGGAGGACTTATTCCAGGAGTACGGCTTAGTCACATTTTAGGAGATGTGGAGTTCAAGGTAATCGACGTAAAGTTCTACAAGGGCATTGACAAGAGGGGAGAAAAACCCACGATAACAATCCCGCTCCACGGAGACTTAAAAGGAAAGAAAGTCGTAATAGTGGACGATGTCAGCGATACTGGAAAGACGCTCCAAGTTGTTATCGAGGAAGTAAAGAAGAAAGGTGCAAAAGACATCAAGGTGGCATGCTTGGCAATGAAGCCGTGGACTTCAGTTGTGCCTGATTTTTACGTTTTCAGGACTGATAAGTGGATAGTTTTCCCATGGGAAGAGTTCCCAGTGGTGGTTAGAGAATGA
- the cas2 gene encoding CRISPR-associated endonuclease Cas2 yields MYVIIVYDVAVERVNKVKKFLRQYLHWVQNSVFEGEITLAEFERIKAGLKDIVDENEDSIVIYKLRSMPKRETIGVEKNPLDDII; encoded by the coding sequence ATGTATGTGATTATTGTCTATGACGTTGCTGTTGAAAGGGTTAATAAAGTTAAGAAGTTCCTCAGACAGTACCTCCACTGGGTTCAGAACAGCGTTTTTGAGGGAGAAATAACACTGGCAGAATTTGAGCGCATAAAGGCAGGTCTCAAAGACATTGTAGATGAAAATGAGGACTCTATCGTTATTTACAAGCTCCGCTCAATGCCGAAAAGAGAAACAATAGGAGTAGAGAAGAATCCGCTGGATGACATTATCTGA
- the cas6 gene encoding CRISPR-associated endoribonuclease Cas6, whose amino-acid sequence MRLTLILHFEPPFLIPYDYPHYLYSFLLNAIKLADREVASRIHNNKRDIKFVASKFKPVGRTKRVNEGLLVESGTVELHVASTEKTLLRVLGEGLRYGIGELHVRGQGLLHYEPKLEKTPEHLSGKRFKTLSPVNVYYNNPPNGLKQWDLSPVGQPNSPFENEPEVWKRLVFENLKSKYLMVYGEPYNGDFDIKVLTKKPKSKKFFIKRDEKTGKPIYTRAWEFDFKMWGEEEVLRVAYDLGLGMRNPHGFGMIEMEKGLR is encoded by the coding sequence ATGAGGCTTACCCTTATCCTCCACTTCGAACCCCCATTCCTTATCCCGTATGACTATCCCCATTATCTCTACTCATTCCTACTTAATGCCATTAAACTCGCCGATAGGGAAGTCGCCAGCAGGATCCACAACAACAAGAGAGACATCAAGTTCGTTGCGTCAAAGTTCAAACCCGTTGGAAGAACAAAGAGGGTGAATGAGGGCTTGCTCGTAGAGTCAGGAACCGTGGAGCTCCACGTTGCCTCCACGGAAAAGACACTCTTAAGAGTCCTAGGTGAAGGTCTTAGATATGGAATAGGTGAGCTCCATGTGAGGGGTCAAGGGCTCCTCCACTACGAACCCAAGCTCGAAAAAACTCCCGAACATCTCTCGGGGAAGCGCTTTAAGACCCTCTCCCCCGTCAACGTCTATTATAACAACCCACCCAACGGCCTCAAACAATGGGATCTTTCTCCAGTTGGTCAGCCCAACAGCCCCTTTGAGAACGAGCCCGAAGTGTGGAAGAGACTCGTGTTTGAGAACCTGAAGTCTAAGTACTTAATGGTTTATGGAGAACCATACAACGGCGATTTTGATATTAAAGTTCTCACAAAGAAGCCAAAGAGCAAGAAATTTTTTATAAAGAGGGACGAAAAAACTGGAAAACCGATCTACACCCGGGCATGGGAGTTTGATTTTAAGATGTGGGGCGAGGAAGAGGTCCTTCGTGTAGCCTACGATCTTGGCTTAGGAATGAGGAATCCACATGGGTTTGGAATGATAGAAATGGAAAAAGGGCTCAGATAA
- the cas1b gene encoding type I-B CRISPR-associated endonuclease Cas1b, with the protein MRKKSITLLSDGALTRRENTLYFENAQGKKPLAVEGIYDIYIYGHVNISSQALHFLAQKGIAVHFFNHYGHYDGSFYPRESLHSGDLLIKQAEHYLNKEKRLNLAKLFVTGSAKNMELNLKRWKINASFGELLKELESARKITEVMNVEARIRQEYYSLWDKVLPDGFKIVKRTRRPPENEMNALISFLNSRLYATIVSELYNTQLAPTVSYLHEPSERRFSLALDLSEIFKPIIADRIANRLVKQGIIKEEHFREELNGVLLTKEGMKTVLKAYNEELGKSVKHPGLKKNVTKQRLIRLEAYKLIKHLVGIKEYEPLVAWF; encoded by the coding sequence ATGAGGAAAAAGTCCATAACCCTGCTTTCAGACGGTGCTCTTACTAGAAGGGAGAACACCCTCTATTTTGAAAACGCCCAAGGCAAAAAGCCTCTTGCCGTTGAAGGGATTTACGACATCTATATTTATGGCCACGTGAACATAAGCTCACAGGCCCTCCATTTTCTGGCCCAGAAGGGCATTGCAGTCCACTTTTTCAATCACTACGGTCATTATGATGGTTCCTTTTACCCAAGAGAAAGCCTTCACTCGGGGGATTTGCTCATCAAGCAGGCCGAGCACTACCTGAATAAAGAAAAAAGGCTTAATCTTGCAAAACTTTTTGTTACTGGTTCGGCAAAAAACATGGAGCTCAACCTAAAACGCTGGAAAATAAACGCTTCCTTTGGGGAGCTTCTAAAAGAGCTTGAAAGCGCGAGGAAGATAACGGAGGTTATGAACGTTGAGGCAAGGATAAGGCAGGAATACTATAGTCTTTGGGACAAAGTTCTGCCGGATGGATTTAAGATTGTGAAAAGGACGAGAAGACCACCAGAAAATGAAATGAACGCCCTGATAAGCTTCTTGAACTCAAGGCTCTATGCAACAATAGTTAGTGAACTCTACAACACCCAACTGGCTCCAACGGTGAGCTACCTCCATGAACCGAGTGAGAGGAGGTTCTCCCTTGCTCTTGACTTAAGTGAGATTTTCAAGCCGATAATTGCAGACAGGATAGCAAACAGGCTCGTGAAGCAGGGGATAATAAAGGAGGAACACTTCAGAGAGGAGCTAAATGGTGTCCTGCTAACAAAGGAAGGCATGAAGACCGTTTTGAAAGCCTACAATGAAGAGCTTGGCAAAAGTGTAAAACACCCCGGGCTCAAGAAGAACGTGACAAAACAGAGACTAATAAGGCTTGAGGCCTATAAGCTGATAAAACATCTCGTTGGAATCAAGGAGTACGAGCCACTGGTGGCGTGGTTTTAA
- the cas4 gene encoding CRISPR-associated protein Cas4 — protein sequence MNDKYLFNELLITGTEINYLFICPTKLWYFSKGITMEQESEWVDLGKFLHEKSYFGEEKEVQIGSIKIDFIKKGDIIEVHEIKKGRSMEKAHEMQALYYLYYLKKLGIKAKAVINYPKLRETKELTLDGREEEVEDAIREIERIISLPAPPKPLKSKKCKRCAYYELCWV from the coding sequence ATAAATGATAAGTATCTCTTCAATGAACTCCTCATCACCGGCACCGAAATCAACTACCTCTTTATCTGCCCTACGAAGCTCTGGTACTTCTCGAAGGGCATCACCATGGAGCAAGAAAGTGAGTGGGTCGACTTGGGCAAATTCCTACATGAGAAGAGCTATTTCGGAGAAGAGAAAGAAGTCCAGATAGGAAGCATAAAAATAGACTTCATCAAAAAAGGAGACATTATCGAGGTTCACGAAATTAAAAAGGGCAGATCAATGGAGAAAGCCCATGAGATGCAGGCTCTCTACTACCTTTACTACCTAAAAAAGCTTGGCATAAAGGCAAAAGCTGTCATCAACTATCCCAAACTCAGAGAGACCAAAGAACTAACCTTGGATGGGAGAGAAGAAGAGGTTGAAGACGCAATAAGGGAGATCGAAAGGATAATCTCTCTTCCCGCCCCGCCGAAACCGCTCAAATCGAAGAAATGTAAAAGATGTGCTTATTATGAGCTCTGTTGGGTGTGA
- the cas5 gene encoding CRISPR-associated protein Cas5, with product MRWLKLVVHFPSFYSYRIPEYSSQYALTLPLIAPSTVKLAIVSTAIRISGKVSEGKMTFNYIRDAKVGIKPPREIAINSVFVKRLKKKKDQYGFQQSFGVREYVHFSEDVEIYLGLPDGVSEEIAHYARNIRYFGTSDSLAYVKRVEWTDKPEKGVLFPVEDISEIPPGSYIYPVKDFSSKVTFEQINPYSPKSSGKPYKTKYYPLKLSKPPVEGSNWKVLFVS from the coding sequence ATGAGGTGGCTTAAGCTGGTCGTTCATTTCCCATCTTTCTACTCCTATAGGATTCCAGAGTATTCATCTCAGTATGCATTAACGCTACCTCTTATAGCCCCATCTACTGTAAAACTGGCAATAGTTTCAACAGCCATAAGGATAAGCGGGAAAGTTAGTGAAGGAAAAATGACATTCAATTACATAAGGGATGCCAAAGTCGGAATTAAGCCTCCAAGAGAAATAGCAATCAACAGCGTTTTTGTGAAAAGGCTCAAGAAAAAGAAAGATCAGTATGGCTTTCAGCAGAGCTTTGGCGTCAGGGAGTATGTTCACTTTTCAGAGGACGTTGAAATCTATTTAGGGCTTCCAGATGGTGTTTCCGAGGAGATAGCACACTATGCAAGGAACATAAGATATTTCGGCACGAGCGATTCATTAGCATATGTGAAACGCGTTGAATGGACTGACAAGCCTGAAAAAGGAGTATTGTTTCCCGTAGAGGATATATCAGAAATTCCTCCTGGCTCTTACATATATCCTGTGAAAGACTTTTCGTCAAAGGTAACCTTTGAGCAGATAAACCCATATTCACCAAAAAGCTCGGGTAAGCCGTATAAGACAAAATATTACCCACTAAAATTGTCTAAACCACCAGTAGAAGGCAGTAATTGGAAAGTTCTTTTTGTGTCTTAG
- a CDS encoding DevR family CRISPR-associated autoregulator produces MSESPAEKVFEVAILGRALWELHSLNNEGNVGNVVEPRSVKIIDPNTGKAVTTDGISGEMLKHIHAEMMWLLDDKSYLCEACKTLHPERFNYVVSKNKTKFKDPAHVIEEAVKTCDICDIHGFMVEKPTVSRKSTVEFGWALGIPEVYRDIHLHARHALGEKGKRQESEEGREGGTQMIYHRPTRTGRYAIVTVFQPWRIGLNEARQDIYKYDGKRRKERYQLALKAYQLMFTRPEGAMTTTRLPHVVDFEGVIVYSTNPVPVPIISPLKDTYISEIKKIANTIEGVGVIEFKGVADFMEKLGGLMNAEPYQLEFGGE; encoded by the coding sequence ATGAGTGAAAGCCCTGCTGAAAAAGTCTTTGAGGTTGCTATACTTGGCCGAGCTCTTTGGGAGCTCCACAGCCTCAACAACGAAGGAAACGTTGGAAACGTCGTCGAACCAAGAAGCGTCAAGATAATAGATCCAAACACTGGAAAGGCAGTAACTACTGACGGCATCTCCGGAGAGATGCTTAAACATATACATGCCGAGATGATGTGGCTCCTCGATGACAAAAGCTATCTCTGTGAGGCCTGTAAAACGCTCCATCCAGAGAGGTTCAACTACGTCGTCTCAAAGAACAAGACTAAGTTCAAAGATCCTGCACATGTTATAGAAGAAGCTGTCAAGACCTGCGACATTTGTGATATCCATGGTTTTATGGTCGAGAAGCCAACAGTTTCAAGGAAGTCCACCGTCGAGTTCGGCTGGGCTTTGGGAATTCCAGAAGTTTACAGAGATATACACCTTCACGCAAGGCACGCTTTGGGTGAGAAAGGCAAGAGACAAGAGAGTGAAGAAGGCAGAGAGGGTGGAACCCAGATGATATATCACCGACCTACGAGAACAGGTAGGTATGCAATAGTTACCGTTTTTCAACCTTGGCGCATTGGTCTTAACGAGGCGAGACAGGATATCTATAAATACGATGGGAAACGCAGAAAGGAACGCTATCAGCTTGCCCTTAAAGCATATCAGCTTATGTTCACAAGGCCTGAGGGAGCAATGACAACTACAAGATTACCTCATGTTGTTGATTTCGAAGGGGTGATAGTTTATTCTACTAATCCAGTGCCAGTACCCATAATCTCGCCCCTGAAAGATACTTACATTAGTGAGATTAAGAAGATTGCAAATACTATTGAAGGAGTCGGCGTCATAGAATTCAAAGGCGTAGCGGATTTCATGGAGAAACTCGGGGGACTAATGAATGCAGAGCCATACCAACTGGAATTTGGGGGAGAGTGA
- the cas3 gene encoding CRISPR-associated helicase Cas3' has protein sequence MGEMERKFKQVTGFTPYMFQKEAIEHILEGYSLIVRAPTGSGKSEMVLLPFIFEINETLPSQMIYSLPNRTLVESIGERARRYASYKKLRVAVHHGKRPESQLFEEDIIVATIDQTAGAYLSVPLSMPKRWGNIFLGTAGSAMLVFDEVHTLHPEKGLLTSVAMSVESAKLGIPFVMMSATLPTNFMKRLKAFAEKKGGRVEIIDVEDEAEIKSRAKRKVWLNAEPLFDNTPLTAKEIEKQAEDVDKLIVVVNQVEKAQQLYRELKPNVDRPIILIHSRFLEEDRSRKEAQIRDIFGKKGKNEAILISTQVIEVGMDISSTKLLTEVSPIDSLIQRAGRVARWGGEGEVVVYGVDKEKRSPYAPYFKELTEATIEALKDVELLDWQTEVKLVDKVLSKTFESYLDPYKFYERLGGLARAVYEGRRSYVEENVREAYSVDVSIFDDVNNLNPDKAWKLKRIRLDFRVLKGKFDRILENGGKIYLVEENFIIDEYSSKYSLTPVCTKEEIQPFEFYVIEGLSYSSELGLLFDGSGNIRKFDIEEKNNETHTSRESKTEKESWVEHSRRTLEFLRTYMLPRYDYPIRVFAKYFDIPKKELVKWIELSVALHDLGKLNIYWQRKAGWKPREDPIAHGFEKKGKLPPHATVSAKALEKVLFSSLDKNIAKAFYLAIAHHHSPGAREFSKFKLLDEWRFQVEKALDNVSDLIDLSKTQTTSNSGKLPVAYSQIPDIQKRNPEYRFYGLVSKILRISDWGATGGGYERILRS, from the coding sequence ATGGGAGAAATGGAAAGAAAGTTTAAACAAGTAACTGGATTCACTCCTTATATGTTTCAAAAAGAAGCCATCGAACACATCTTAGAGGGCTATTCTTTAATCGTTAGAGCTCCTACTGGCTCAGGAAAAAGTGAAATGGTTCTTCTTCCATTCATATTTGAAATCAACGAGACTCTACCATCACAAATGATTTACTCACTTCCAAATAGAACCTTGGTGGAGAGCATAGGTGAGAGAGCAAGACGTTATGCTTCATACAAAAAACTCCGGGTGGCTGTTCATCATGGCAAACGGCCAGAAAGTCAACTTTTTGAGGAGGATATAATTGTGGCTACTATCGATCAGACCGCGGGGGCATATCTAAGCGTTCCTTTAAGTATGCCAAAAAGATGGGGAAATATCTTTCTGGGGACAGCTGGTTCAGCTATGCTTGTTTTTGATGAGGTTCACACACTTCATCCAGAAAAAGGCCTCTTAACTTCAGTTGCCATGAGTGTCGAGAGTGCAAAGTTAGGTATCCCATTTGTTATGATGTCTGCAACACTACCCACGAACTTTATGAAGCGACTTAAAGCGTTTGCAGAGAAAAAAGGAGGAAGAGTTGAAATAATAGACGTGGAAGATGAGGCCGAGATCAAATCAAGGGCAAAACGAAAAGTTTGGCTCAATGCCGAACCGTTATTTGACAATACACCTCTTACAGCAAAGGAGATAGAAAAACAAGCAGAAGATGTCGATAAGCTTATTGTTGTTGTTAATCAGGTTGAAAAAGCTCAACAGCTCTATCGGGAATTAAAACCTAATGTAGACAGACCCATAATTCTTATTCACTCTCGCTTCCTTGAAGAGGACAGATCCAGGAAGGAAGCACAGATCAGAGATATTTTTGGGAAGAAAGGTAAAAATGAAGCCATTTTAATCTCAACCCAAGTAATTGAAGTTGGAATGGATATATCCTCGACGAAGCTTCTAACTGAAGTATCACCCATTGATTCTCTCATCCAGAGAGCAGGAAGGGTTGCCAGATGGGGTGGGGAGGGGGAAGTTGTAGTGTACGGAGTTGACAAAGAAAAGAGATCTCCATATGCTCCGTATTTTAAAGAGCTAACTGAAGCAACAATTGAAGCCTTAAAGGATGTTGAACTTCTAGACTGGCAGACTGAAGTAAAGCTTGTTGACAAGGTTCTTTCAAAGACCTTTGAAAGCTACTTGGACCCCTATAAATTCTATGAGAGGCTTGGAGGCCTTGCAAGGGCAGTATATGAAGGTAGAAGATCGTATGTTGAAGAAAACGTTAGGGAAGCATACTCAGTTGACGTCTCAATCTTCGATGATGTGAACAATTTGAATCCTGACAAGGCTTGGAAGCTTAAGCGTATCAGACTTGACTTTAGAGTCCTCAAAGGAAAATTTGACCGTATTCTTGAAAATGGGGGAAAGATTTACCTTGTGGAGGAGAACTTTATAATCGACGAGTACTCAAGTAAATATTCTCTTACTCCAGTTTGTACCAAAGAGGAAATACAACCCTTCGAATTCTATGTAATTGAGGGCCTCAGTTATTCTTCAGAGTTGGGGTTACTCTTCGATGGAAGTGGAAATATCAGGAAATTTGATATAGAGGAGAAAAATAATGAGACGCATACATCCAGAGAGAGCAAAACGGAAAAGGAAAGTTGGGTAGAGCACTCAAGAAGGACTCTAGAGTTTCTGAGAACGTATATGCTTCCACGCTATGATTATCCGATCAGAGTGTTTGCCAAGTATTTTGACATTCCAAAAAAAGAACTTGTGAAATGGATAGAACTTAGTGTTGCTTTGCATGATCTTGGAAAACTGAACATATACTGGCAGAGAAAAGCTGGCTGGAAACCGAGAGAGGACCCAATAGCACACGGGTTTGAAAAGAAAGGTAAACTGCCTCCCCATGCCACGGTCTCTGCTAAAGCTCTCGAAAAGGTATTGTTCTCAAGTCTAGACAAGAACATTGCAAAAGCGTTTTATCTTGCTATAGCCCACCATCACTCTCCAGGAGCGAGGGAATTTTCTAAATTTAAATTATTAGACGAGTGGCGATTTCAAGTTGAGAAAGCCTTGGATAATGTTAGTGATTTGATTGATCTTTCAAAAACCCAGACAACCTCAAACAGTGGAAAATTACCTGTTGCCTACTCTCAGATCCCAGATATCCAGAAAAGAAATCCAGAATATAGGTTTTATGGTTTAGTCTCAAAAATATTGCGTATATCTGATTGGGGAGCAACGGGTGGTGGCTATGAAAGAATACTACGTTCCTAA
- the cas6 gene encoding CRISPR-associated endoribonuclease Cas6, which translates to MRFLIRMSGENSDFKVPYNHQHYLQGLIYRRIQAVNPELSLNLHRPKVPKLFTYSLFMTEKRKTLRGERYFIGESKAFFYFSTPVAEIAEAFIGGLLKEPEVTLWNERFYVEEVKALAEPFSYSGRTYSTLSPIAVTTLKPELGRLKHYDLSPMEGEFYNNLRENLREKYVLLYGKAPPEDFEVSVLKAKPKRFEVKPGIFQRAWHLVFKAYGDDELIRAGYQAGFGEKNSLGFGMVKVDGRNGKKV; encoded by the coding sequence ATGAGGTTCCTAATAAGAATGAGTGGAGAAAATTCAGACTTTAAAGTGCCTTATAACCATCAACATTATCTTCAAGGCCTCATATACCGGAGGATTCAAGCTGTAAACCCCGAGCTGAGCCTTAACCTGCACCGGCCAAAGGTGCCTAAGCTTTTCACTTACTCGCTCTTCATGACAGAGAAGCGAAAAACACTTCGAGGAGAGAGGTACTTCATTGGTGAGAGCAAGGCTTTCTTTTACTTCTCAACGCCCGTAGCAGAGATTGCTGAAGCATTCATTGGGGGCCTTCTTAAAGAACCGGAAGTGACGCTGTGGAATGAGAGGTTTTACGTGGAGGAGGTTAAGGCTTTAGCAGAGCCTTTCTCTTACAGCGGGAGGACTTACTCAACGCTCTCACCGATAGCCGTAACCACTTTAAAGCCCGAGCTCGGGAGGCTCAAGCATTATGATCTCTCTCCCATGGAGGGGGAGTTCTACAATAATTTGAGGGAAAATCTCAGGGAGAAGTATGTTCTGCTTTACGGGAAGGCTCCTCCAGAGGATTTTGAGGTTAGCGTATTGAAGGCAAAGCCCAAGCGCTTCGAGGTCAAGCCGGGCATCTTTCAGAGGGCTTGGCATCTCGTGTTCAAGGCTTATGGTGATGATGAGCTAATAAGGGCTGGCTATCAAGCTGGCTTTGGGGAGAAGAACAGCCTAGGCTTCGGGATGGTGAAAGTTGATGGGAGAAATGGAAAGAAAGTTTAA